The DNA sequence AACGACAGATAATTGAAATTTCTAAATTACCTATTAAGATTAAAATATCACATGTTTGGTTAAACCAAACAATATCCAAGATATGAAAATTTTACATCACCTAACAAATAGATAAATCTAAGAATCAAAATTCTCAATGACCAAAGGTTGACAATAGGTGTTCAAGAACCAAGAGATCAGAAAACAACACCCCACCTAACTCTGGAGGCGCAAGTTGCTGTGTTATAGTAGGGTTTGACAATCTTGAGATAAAACATTTGTGTCTTCGGTTAATGAATCCACCGTTACTTGGCACAAAACATGGTATTTCTTTTTCCCATCACGTAACTTCCATGTTGTGATTCCTGCATGATATTGCATGGTTAAAGAAAACGTGACATGCACTTTCTTGTTCACATTTGTCACGCTCTCTTGGACTTCTTTAGGTAGGTTATTATCTTTCAACTCTTTCAATTTTAACGTCATCGTCGTTGAGCTACAATGTTCTTGAAAGACAGTTGGAAATGCACCCGATGCGATTTCTTGTTGCTTTGCCGAGAGTGAAACCTGCCCTTCTTTGTACAAAATCCCTGCTTTTGAATTTGGATTGTGGACTTGTAAAGTGATGTTGTATGTTGGATTGGTTCCGTTCTGGAAACTAAACTGTTGGATTACGAATCTTGGATCCTTAGGCTTATTTAACATGATGTAAAAGCCAATTAGGAGGCAACCAATGCATAAAACAATGCCAATGTACATAACAATTCTTGCGTAGATCCAACATCGTCTCTTTCTAT is a window from the Arachis hypogaea cultivar Tifrunner chromosome 17, arahy.Tifrunner.gnm2.J5K5, whole genome shotgun sequence genome containing:
- the LOC112766018 gene encoding NDR1/HIN1-like protein 13: MEERTPSFSLPQSPKVDPNQNQLCKLQLENINNNGTYVIQVPRDQVYRVPPPENARIAEKYQKTTVKVDRKRRCWIYARIVMYIGIVLCIGCLLIGFYIMLNKPKDPRFVIQQFSFQNGTNPTYNITLQVHNPNSKAGILYKEGQVSLSAKQQEIASGAFPTVFQEHCSSTTMTLKLKELKDNNLPKEVQESVTNVNKKVHVTFSLTMQYHAGITTWKLRDGKKKYHVLCQVTVDSLTEDTNVLSQDCQTLL